A region of Paenibacillus sp. JNUCC-31 DNA encodes the following proteins:
- a CDS encoding polysaccharide deacetylase family protein: protein MLHIRKTFITALAILFIIPFLLPQSASAASSTSKNAGNKANAKIIYLTFDDGPTAHTGQLLDILDQYKAKATFFMLGPQMEKFQKATKRIVADGHGLGLHGVTHVPGKFYKSAYSGLKEMQQANESLNKVAGVKTSLVRTPYGSKPYLKSAYRNVLLGQGGFHLWDWNVDSEDWKYKKDHQKVYNSVMKQIHNVQKGGTTPVVLMHDQEATLKVLPQVLKTLKAEGYQFEVLTKKIQPVNFWNDKR from the coding sequence ATGCTACATATTCGTAAAACGTTCATCACCGCACTCGCTATTCTATTCATCATCCCATTTCTATTGCCGCAATCGGCTTCAGCTGCATCATCCACATCCAAGAATGCTGGAAATAAAGCGAATGCCAAGATCATATATTTGACGTTTGATGATGGGCCAACAGCCCATACGGGACAACTGCTGGATATTTTGGACCAGTATAAGGCCAAAGCGACATTCTTTATGCTCGGACCTCAGATGGAGAAGTTTCAAAAGGCTACCAAGCGCATTGTTGCAGATGGACATGGACTGGGCCTGCATGGTGTAACGCATGTTCCTGGGAAATTTTATAAATCTGCGTACAGTGGACTGAAAGAAATGCAACAGGCAAATGAAAGTCTGAATAAGGTAGCTGGAGTCAAAACAAGTCTGGTTCGTACCCCGTACGGTAGCAAGCCGTATCTCAAGTCCGCATACCGCAATGTATTGCTGGGACAGGGGGGATTCCATCTGTGGGATTGGAATGTAGATTCCGAGGATTGGAAGTATAAGAAGGATCATCAGAAAGTTTACAACAGCGTAATGAAACAGATTCACAATGTGCAAAAGGGTGGAACAACTCCGGTAGTACTGATGCATGACCAGGAAGCAACATTGAAGGTACTTCCACAAGTGTTAAAGACACTGAAAGCAGAAGGGTACCAGTTTGAAGTGCTCACCAAGAAAATACAGCCAGTGAATTTTTGGAATGACAAACGCTAA
- a CDS encoding response regulator transcription factor — MIRIVIAEDQRMMLGALSSLLNLEEDMEVVGRASNGQEALALVKEHSPDICLMDIEMPVKSGLEAAEELKGMHCKVIILTTFARTGYFERALKGGVRGYLLKDSPIEELAEAIRQVMNGRRIFAPDLVDEAYVQENPLTERENAVLNLMADGKNTKEIAGHLFITTGTVRNYISIILNKLNASNRIEAITRSKEKGWFK, encoded by the coding sequence ATGATCAGAATCGTAATTGCCGAAGACCAGCGCATGATGCTGGGGGCCTTGTCATCCCTGCTCAATCTGGAAGAGGATATGGAAGTGGTTGGACGCGCAAGCAATGGACAGGAAGCTCTTGCTCTTGTCAAGGAGCATTCACCTGACATCTGTCTGATGGACATTGAAATGCCTGTCAAAAGCGGTCTGGAGGCCGCTGAAGAACTCAAGGGCATGCACTGTAAAGTCATTATTTTGACCACCTTTGCCCGAACCGGTTATTTCGAACGTGCCCTGAAAGGCGGTGTACGCGGTTATCTGTTAAAGGATAGCCCGATTGAAGAACTGGCAGAAGCCATCCGTCAGGTCATGAATGGAAGACGTATCTTCGCCCCTGACCTGGTAGACGAGGCCTATGTTCAGGAGAATCCGCTGACCGAACGCGAGAATGCCGTTCTAAACCTAATGGCAGACGGCAAAAACACGAAAGAAATTGCCGGACATCTTTTTATTACAACCGGCACGGTGCGGAATTACATCTCCATTATCCTTAACAAGTTAAACGCGAGTAACCGGATCGAAGCGATTACCCGCTCCAAGGAAAAAGGGTGGTTTAAATGA
- a CDS encoding sensor histidine kinase: protein MQLFYKNTGLNPYVWLVFFILPFYYISQYSKLWPMVAGIFIILFFFVCYLLAFITKGWQVYMWIGLLIAISITMTIAYDYAYFSLFLAFFIGNIKNKAGFFTLYSVNLAASFLTINYSFIKQSTLLLSQFPFVFISLMASILLPISTYNKNNREQLEGQLENANKRLDDLVKMEERQRIARDLHDTLGQKLSLIGLKTDLAKRLLRLNPDQAEIELNDLRQTASTALKEVREMVTTMRGTQLVDELFRAEQILKAASIEFVLEGNPKLQDTSQLNENVIGMCLKEAVTNVVKHSQATECTIRIEETPADNVLTVQDNGVGIERTRKLERRGTGILGMKERLEFVNGCLDIRSGADMEGTGIIIHVPKLVRKPIKEVEQ from the coding sequence ATGCAGCTCTTTTATAAAAATACAGGTTTGAATCCCTATGTATGGCTCGTCTTTTTCATCCTGCCCTTCTACTATATTTCTCAATATTCCAAATTGTGGCCGATGGTCGCAGGCATTTTCATCATCCTTTTCTTCTTCGTATGTTATCTGCTTGCTTTCATCACAAAGGGATGGCAGGTCTATATGTGGATTGGACTGCTGATCGCGATCTCGATCACGATGACCATTGCTTATGATTACGCCTACTTCTCATTGTTTCTTGCTTTTTTTATTGGGAATATTAAAAATAAAGCCGGCTTCTTCACGCTCTATTCAGTGAATCTGGCAGCCAGTTTTCTAACCATCAATTATAGCTTCATCAAGCAGAGCACTCTGCTGCTCAGTCAGTTCCCGTTTGTATTCATAAGTCTCATGGCATCCATTCTGCTTCCGATCAGCACGTATAACAAAAACAACCGTGAACAGCTGGAAGGCCAACTCGAGAATGCCAACAAACGGCTGGATGATCTGGTGAAAATGGAAGAGAGACAGCGTATCGCTCGCGACCTGCATGATACGCTTGGACAAAAACTCTCTTTAATCGGTCTGAAAACAGACCTCGCAAAGCGTCTGCTCCGCCTGAATCCGGATCAGGCCGAGATTGAATTGAACGACCTGAGACAGACGGCAAGCACAGCTCTGAAGGAAGTTCGGGAAATGGTAACGACCATGCGTGGCACCCAATTGGTGGATGAACTGTTCCGGGCCGAACAGATTCTGAAGGCTGCTTCCATTGAATTTGTACTGGAAGGAAACCCGAAACTGCAGGATACATCCCAATTGAATGAAAATGTGATTGGCATGTGTCTGAAAGAAGCCGTCACAAATGTGGTCAAACACAGTCAGGCGACGGAATGCACCATTCGTATAGAGGAGACGCCGGCCGATAATGTATTAACGGTTCAGGATAACGGTGTTGGAATAGAACGTACCCGCAAGCTGGAACGGCGCGGTACAGGAATTTTGGGTATGAAAGAACGACTTGAGTTTGTGAACGGATGTCTGGACATTCGCTCCGGAGCAGACATGGAAGGTACAGGCATTATTATCCATGTTCCCAAGCTGGTTCGCAAACCGATAAAGGAGGTTGAACAATGA
- a CDS encoding fatty acid desaturase yields the protein MSRTKEMALKKEVTPYEKNNLRLSIQQLVNSILPLLLLWAAAYYSLSVSYWLTFPIALVASGFVLRTFIIFHDCCHGSFFKSKRANDILGTITGVLTLTPYLQWKNEHSIHHATSSNLDKRGVGDIWVMTVEEYKAASPWGRLFYRIYRNPLVMFGIGPIYVFLFAYRFNRKGARRKERINTHLTTLLIVALYASLCWLIGWQAFVLVQAPVFFFSGFFGIWLFYVQHQFEDTYFEHEDEWSYVKAAVEGSSYYKLPKLLQWISGNIGFHHVHHLSPRVPNYYLEEAHNATPPLQKATTITLRSSLAALRFRLWDEESKQFISFKEIKRSSRKPYVQPPIRVNNQAGLTEKP from the coding sequence ATGAGCAGAACCAAAGAGATGGCGCTAAAAAAAGAAGTTACCCCTTATGAAAAAAATAATCTTCGCCTGAGTATCCAACAATTAGTGAATTCCATACTGCCACTATTACTATTATGGGCCGCCGCGTACTATAGCCTGTCCGTGTCCTACTGGTTGACATTCCCCATTGCCCTCGTAGCCTCGGGATTTGTACTTAGAACGTTCATCATCTTCCATGACTGCTGTCATGGCTCATTCTTCAAAAGCAAACGTGCCAACGATATTCTCGGTACGATTACAGGTGTATTAACCCTGACGCCTTACCTGCAATGGAAAAACGAGCATTCCATTCATCACGCAACCAGCAGCAATCTGGACAAACGTGGTGTTGGCGATATTTGGGTGATGACAGTGGAGGAATACAAAGCTGCTTCTCCTTGGGGCCGCCTCTTCTACCGTATTTATCGTAATCCGCTTGTTATGTTTGGTATTGGACCCATTTATGTATTTTTGTTCGCCTACCGTTTTAATCGTAAAGGTGCAAGACGTAAAGAACGCATCAATACTCACCTGACTACATTGTTGATTGTTGCGCTCTATGCCTCCTTGTGCTGGTTAATCGGCTGGCAGGCTTTTGTATTGGTGCAGGCACCCGTCTTTTTCTTCTCCGGTTTCTTCGGTATTTGGCTGTTCTATGTACAGCATCAATTCGAAGATACGTACTTTGAACATGAAGACGAATGGAGTTATGTAAAAGCAGCCGTAGAAGGTAGTTCATATTACAAATTGCCAAAACTGTTGCAATGGATCAGCGGCAATATCGGGTTCCATCATGTGCATCACTTGAGTCCCCGTGTTCCCAACTATTATTTGGAAGAAGCACATAACGCAACACCGCCTTTGCAGAAGGCTACAACAATTACACTGCGTTCCAGCTTGGCTGCTCTGCGCTTCCGTCTGTGGGACGAAGAATCCAAGCAATTTATCAGCTTTAAAGAAATTAAACGCTCATCCCGCAAGCCTTACGTTCAACCGCCAATTCGAGTAAACAATCAAGCGGGTCTGACAGAGAAGCCTTAA
- a CDS encoding YitT family protein yields MKKRITDILFIMAGAFLFALAVNLFVIPNDLAEGGVTGITIILYYLFEWSPGLMNLLLNGILLLVGYKFLDRTTTVYTIIAVVFNSLFLHLTESWTIASDELWINTIFGGLFAGLGIGLIVRVGGTTAGTVILARLANKYLDWNISYGLLFFDLIVAFSSFFIIGPQGLMCTIVMLFVGTKTMEFIIEGLNPKKAVTIISTKQDAIAQQVIEKMDRGVTVLSGHGYYTKNPKEILYIVISKQEVPMLKKIVRAEDEIAFITIHDVRDVFGEGFIELSKS; encoded by the coding sequence ATGAAAAAAAGAATAACGGATATTCTATTTATTATGGCGGGTGCATTTCTGTTTGCACTTGCAGTAAACCTGTTCGTCATCCCGAATGATCTGGCTGAAGGCGGCGTTACGGGGATTACGATTATTTTGTATTACCTCTTTGAATGGTCTCCAGGACTAATGAACTTGCTCCTCAATGGTATTTTGCTACTTGTGGGATACAAGTTTCTGGACAGAACGACAACGGTGTATACGATTATTGCGGTGGTATTCAACTCGCTGTTCCTGCATTTGACCGAGAGCTGGACGATTGCATCGGACGAGCTCTGGATCAATACCATTTTTGGTGGATTATTTGCTGGTCTGGGTATCGGCTTGATTGTTAGAGTAGGCGGCACAACGGCGGGGACGGTTATTCTGGCTCGGCTTGCCAACAAATATCTGGATTGGAACATCAGTTATGGACTGTTATTCTTCGATCTGATTGTGGCGTTCTCATCGTTCTTCATTATAGGACCACAAGGATTGATGTGTACGATTGTCATGTTGTTCGTTGGCACCAAAACGATGGAATTCATTATTGAGGGACTCAATCCGAAAAAAGCAGTCACGATTATATCGACCAAACAGGATGCCATTGCCCAGCAGGTCATTGAGAAGATGGATCGGGGAGTCACCGTCCTGTCTGGTCATGGATACTATACGAAGAACCCGAAAGAGATCTTATATATTGTCATCAGCAAACAAGAAGTTCCAATGCTGAAAAAGATTGTGCGAGCGGAAGACGAAATTGCTTTCATAACGATCCATGATGTGCGTGACGTATTTGGCGAAGGGTTCATCGAGCTGTCCAAATCATAA
- a CDS encoding ROK family transcriptional regulator, whose translation MAGSPRYIRNLNENLILDALIANGTMSRADISRHTGLSKPTVSSAVEHLIERNLVLETGRADNAQGRKATLIRFNEAAYYVCGIDVGATRIRIALSDLNGEMIDYRSYPMQMDHSGESARMSILDVLQSHMDEMLDKNHLNWDQIQCIGFGIPGVVLPDSGDIHRIVAPLAGLEEALSLESLSGKFSCEVILENDVNLAALGEYTYGAAVESNLFVFISIGTGTGAGIMVNGQLLRGLGGLTGELAEMRLGDDRRLEDVLSADGLMQLANHQLDAYLLTENDSGATNLRKHLTPERLFEAARSGDVQAMRILKQYSGMIASALRHICVVLAPHLIVLGGGIGGNGDVLLPLLRQILSEQFPAKPDLTCSKLGERAVVIGAVQVALQQTMLNLKI comes from the coding sequence GTGGCGGGTTCACCGCGATATATTCGCAATCTGAATGAGAATCTGATCCTGGATGCGCTGATCGCAAATGGAACGATGTCCAGAGCAGATATCAGCCGCCATACTGGACTCAGCAAACCCACAGTGTCGTCGGCGGTGGAACATCTGATCGAACGCAATCTTGTTCTGGAGACTGGCAGAGCCGACAATGCGCAGGGGCGGAAAGCAACACTGATCCGTTTCAATGAAGCAGCTTATTATGTTTGTGGTATAGATGTGGGGGCAACCCGAATTCGCATTGCTCTATCCGACCTGAATGGCGAAATGATAGACTATCGTTCATATCCGATGCAGATGGACCATAGTGGTGAGTCGGCGAGGATGTCAATTCTTGATGTTCTGCAAAGTCATATGGATGAAATGCTCGACAAAAATCATTTGAATTGGGATCAGATTCAATGCATCGGTTTTGGTATTCCCGGCGTTGTATTGCCGGATTCAGGGGACATCCACCGGATTGTCGCTCCCTTAGCGGGTTTGGAAGAGGCACTCTCACTTGAATCATTATCTGGGAAGTTTTCCTGTGAAGTAATTCTGGAGAATGACGTGAATCTGGCAGCGCTGGGTGAGTACACATATGGGGCAGCAGTGGAATCGAATCTGTTTGTTTTTATCTCTATTGGAACAGGAACCGGAGCAGGCATTATGGTTAATGGTCAATTGCTTCGAGGCTTGGGGGGATTGACGGGTGAGCTTGCGGAAATGCGGCTGGGTGATGACCGACGATTGGAGGATGTATTGTCAGCAGATGGTCTGATGCAACTCGCCAACCATCAGCTGGATGCGTATCTTCTTACAGAGAATGATTCTGGAGCAACAAACCTTCGTAAACATCTGACTCCAGAGAGGTTGTTCGAAGCTGCCCGGAGTGGAGATGTGCAGGCCATGCGGATTCTGAAGCAGTACAGCGGAATGATTGCATCTGCCCTGCGGCATATCTGTGTCGTACTCGCTCCTCATCTCATTGTGCTAGGCGGTGGTATTGGGGGCAACGGGGATGTGTTATTACCGTTGCTTAGACAGATCCTTTCCGAGCAGTTCCCTGCGAAACCTGACCTGACCTGTTCGAAACTTGGCGAGCGGGCTGTAGTGATTGGGGCAGTGCAGGTGGCGTTACAACAAACAATGTTGAACCTTAAGATTTGA
- a CDS encoding sugar phosphate isomerase/epimerase family protein, with protein MFTDKKEYSFSTCWNIKRHTTGQGMMEEIKSLGFRQVELNYNVTDELLQTIEPMIERGEIGISSVHNTFPHVADPDYGTDSVLLGFDDEPRRKRAIELLLRSAEYAHRYGAKAVVVHPGEVPFEYNIDEALKKIYHDQGPDSPAYQSLWQEMFEKREAGSTHYLKRIQESLEEVCELSEQRGYGVNFGIETRSRCYQMPTLQEAGTIIGRMKGAPLGLWYDIGHGMMMDRMGLYDNVREANELIDHVVGVHIHETVGLSDHWCPYIHSKDMKFFDSFLDIIDRSPVKVYELKAACTAEEIDESHKLITARIAERQAARLRS; from the coding sequence ATGTTTACCGACAAAAAGGAATATTCATTTTCGACTTGCTGGAACATCAAACGTCACACTACAGGCCAGGGCATGATGGAGGAGATCAAATCACTGGGATTCAGACAGGTAGAGCTGAACTATAATGTAACTGACGAGCTGCTGCAAACGATTGAACCGATGATTGAACGGGGAGAAATCGGCATATCCAGTGTGCATAACACGTTCCCGCATGTAGCTGATCCCGATTACGGAACCGATTCGGTTCTGCTCGGTTTTGACGATGAGCCGCGCCGGAAGCGGGCGATTGAACTGCTGCTCCGTTCAGCCGAATATGCTCATCGGTATGGCGCAAAAGCGGTTGTGGTGCATCCAGGCGAAGTACCTTTTGAATATAATATTGATGAAGCGTTAAAAAAGATATATCACGATCAAGGACCAGATTCCCCAGCTTATCAATCGTTATGGCAGGAGATGTTTGAGAAGCGGGAGGCGGGCAGCACACACTACCTGAAACGGATTCAGGAGAGTTTGGAGGAAGTGTGTGAGTTGTCTGAACAGCGCGGGTATGGGGTGAATTTCGGGATTGAGACCCGATCACGCTGTTACCAGATGCCGACGCTGCAGGAAGCGGGCACGATCATCGGACGAATGAAAGGGGCTCCGCTCGGCTTGTGGTATGACATTGGTCACGGCATGATGATGGACCGAATGGGACTCTATGACAATGTACGTGAAGCGAATGAGTTAATTGACCATGTGGTTGGCGTGCATATTCATGAAACGGTAGGTTTGTCGGATCATTGGTGTCCTTATATACATAGTAAGGACATGAAATTCTTTGATTCATTTTTGGATATCATCGATCGTTCACCGGTCAAGGTATATGAGTTAAAAGCTGCTTGTACAGCAGAAGAGATTGATGAGAGTCACAAGTTAATTACAGCACGTATTGCGGAGCGTCAAGCGGCACGTCTGCGCAGTTAA
- a CDS encoding cytoplasmic protein: protein MDLFSIYLNRELKVIITESDGMLPECVLATALKHLELLGYTFSTRMIDMLSTWEQESFMLWFDQVMEELRQMTSGHLMGNFSVPTYPDQLMTIHESELYLNALMHYWALQIQESKPDQRILWLGQTRLRVIDLGDHSEFHRIGLNLLAAKAPKSPAAQKQFIWFATEYDGWDLFELDQILVNEQAAVYCAARLSAGRASLAHFQRYLRTATDILRLAVACSDGDVSLKRNARFRSFNRSERRLLLALLESVPEPLEELFRYKGRWLRLAERLHPGEYRQRYPKAVKAIEQLRSGERPFTFLGRVEHAFKQMDIPRILTTLAERPDVMVRQLDRMIRSGVEVRDVASKLEAVADKLSTPALLHVLTHFRTRVNVQERRYFFPKGNIAKLYVSAQTLPPMDAQDVHVIISAVEDVLLNRFAKLPSFGNVYIDERLQDYTIPQGSGSVSKSHKFLSRGSWVPLPAGDTVRFFIWWREGGGASVSTRRVKIDLSGVVYDSDWYYLDQVSYVHPMSDNIQALHSGDIVVVPDGAAEYIDIHMPSACTFGARYIVMRVNLFADHPCSELSEFYAGWMMRKTPQSGDIFEVSPVQDRIDLAMDAHIGMPAIIDLQERRMLWCDLGLEQFPSIHSDVESMKSGLASIARAMTELRRPDLYTLFMLHATARGSLVETLGAANVVFTAELESNRVAEVAEYLTKGPAVDRTVITPLAQGRILEHFL from the coding sequence ATGGACTTATTTTCAATCTATCTGAATAGGGAACTTAAGGTAATCATTACAGAGAGCGATGGCATGTTGCCAGAGTGTGTTCTGGCGACAGCACTGAAACATCTGGAGTTGCTGGGATATACATTTTCGACTAGGATGATTGATATGCTGAGTACGTGGGAACAAGAATCATTTATGCTCTGGTTTGATCAAGTAATGGAGGAACTCCGTCAGATGACGAGTGGGCATCTTATGGGGAACTTTAGCGTTCCCACATATCCTGATCAACTGATGACGATTCATGAGAGCGAGCTTTACTTGAACGCATTGATGCATTATTGGGCACTTCAGATACAGGAAAGCAAACCAGATCAACGGATATTATGGCTTGGCCAGACCAGACTTCGTGTGATCGACCTCGGTGATCACTCTGAATTTCATCGAATCGGACTGAACTTGCTCGCAGCCAAAGCGCCAAAGTCACCCGCTGCACAAAAGCAGTTCATTTGGTTCGCGACGGAGTATGATGGATGGGATCTGTTCGAGCTGGATCAAATACTTGTAAACGAGCAAGCAGCAGTCTATTGTGCCGCAAGGTTAAGTGCAGGACGAGCTTCATTGGCGCATTTCCAGCGGTATTTGCGAACAGCAACAGACATACTGCGGCTGGCTGTAGCTTGTTCCGATGGTGATGTCAGTCTGAAGCGGAACGCGCGCTTTCGTTCATTCAACCGATCTGAGCGTCGTTTGCTGCTTGCTTTGTTAGAGTCTGTTCCCGAACCGTTGGAAGAGCTGTTTCGTTACAAAGGACGTTGGCTAAGATTAGCTGAACGACTACATCCGGGAGAGTATCGGCAACGTTATCCAAAAGCGGTGAAAGCCATTGAACAGTTACGCTCTGGAGAACGCCCGTTTACTTTTTTAGGCAGGGTGGAGCATGCTTTTAAACAAATGGATATTCCACGTATACTGACTACACTGGCTGAACGGCCTGATGTAATGGTACGGCAATTGGATCGGATGATTCGTTCGGGTGTTGAAGTGCGGGATGTGGCGAGCAAACTGGAAGCTGTGGCAGACAAACTTTCTACGCCTGCATTGCTCCATGTACTTACTCATTTTCGGACCAGAGTGAATGTTCAAGAGCGGAGGTACTTTTTTCCGAAAGGAAATATAGCCAAGCTGTATGTTTCTGCACAGACCTTACCACCCATGGATGCTCAGGATGTTCATGTAATCATCTCAGCAGTGGAGGATGTTTTGCTGAATCGCTTTGCGAAGTTGCCCTCATTCGGCAATGTCTACATCGACGAAAGACTGCAAGATTACACGATACCGCAGGGGAGTGGCTCAGTAAGCAAATCGCATAAATTTTTATCTCGTGGATCATGGGTCCCTTTACCAGCCGGTGATACGGTTCGCTTTTTTATTTGGTGGAGAGAGGGCGGTGGGGCCTCCGTTTCTACCAGACGTGTGAAAATCGATCTGTCCGGTGTGGTATACGATTCGGATTGGTACTATCTGGATCAGGTTTCCTATGTCCATCCAATGTCGGATAATATTCAAGCTTTACATAGTGGCGATATTGTGGTTGTACCGGATGGTGCGGCGGAGTACATCGATATACATATGCCTTCTGCATGTACGTTTGGGGCACGTTATATTGTAATGAGGGTTAACCTGTTTGCGGATCACCCATGCAGTGAATTGTCCGAGTTTTATGCAGGATGGATGATGCGAAAGACGCCCCAGTCTGGTGACATCTTTGAAGTGTCCCCAGTACAGGACCGGATTGATCTGGCGATGGATGCACATATAGGTATGCCAGCTATTATAGATTTGCAGGAGCGCCGTATGTTATGGTGTGACCTTGGACTGGAGCAGTTCCCTAGTATACATAGTGATGTAGAGAGCATGAAGTCAGGTCTCGCATCGATCGCAAGAGCCATGACCGAGCTGCGACGTCCTGATCTGTACACCTTATTCATGCTGCATGCCACCGCGCGTGGAAGCTTGGTGGAGACGCTGGGTGCAGCGAATGTTGTGTTTACGGCGGAACTGGAGTCCAATCGTGTAGCCGAAGTAGCGGAATATCTGACCAAAGGACCTGCTGTGGATCGTACGGTGATTACACCATTGGCACAGGGACGTATTTTGGAGCACTTTTTGTAA
- a CDS encoding AAA family ATPase, protein MSKLIFFLGGAGSGKTTLAKALSHKHKAAFFDMDILLRPAAEAIMTLQGLDPSDRDSPEYKRLCRDLGYRITMDAALDNVQLGIDTVVVGPFTKEIGTPNWIEQELARIGRSLDDTDVRVAYIYLANEALYRERITARQSPLDEWKLENWDTFTASLARKQVAWPLPDSAVAYIDNSKEDYHIALTEVEQGIYE, encoded by the coding sequence ATGAGTAAACTGATTTTCTTTCTCGGCGGGGCCGGGAGCGGCAAAACAACCCTTGCCAAAGCCCTCTCGCATAAACATAAAGCTGCTTTTTTTGATATGGATATTCTGCTGCGTCCAGCTGCCGAAGCAATAATGACCCTACAGGGACTCGATCCATCCGATCGGGATTCACCGGAATACAAGCGACTGTGCCGTGACCTGGGATACCGTATTACGATGGATGCCGCACTGGACAACGTGCAATTGGGTATCGATACTGTTGTGGTGGGGCCCTTTACCAAAGAAATCGGAACTCCGAATTGGATCGAACAGGAACTCGCACGGATCGGACGTTCCCTGGATGATACGGATGTACGTGTGGCCTATATTTATCTGGCCAACGAAGCATTGTATCGCGAGCGAATTACAGCCAGACAATCCCCACTGGATGAGTGGAAGCTGGAGAACTGGGACACCTTCACAGCCTCACTTGCCCGTAAACAAGTGGCATGGCCGCTACCCGACTCAGCCGTGGCTTATATCGATAATTCAAAAGAAGATTACCATATTGCGCTGACTGAAGTGGAACAGGGTATTTATGAATAA
- a CDS encoding PadR family transcriptional regulator, producing the protein MQVNKQMIKGSTETLILTLLKEQPLYGYELIKELHRQSEGVFNLKEGTLYPILHAMEIEGWVESYWMEVEGRKRKYYSICDKGAEALQHKKAEWLLFRGAVDRVLGEGGLT; encoded by the coding sequence TTGCAGGTAAACAAACAAATGATTAAAGGCAGTACGGAGACATTGATTCTTACGCTACTGAAGGAACAGCCGCTTTACGGATATGAATTGATTAAGGAACTTCATCGTCAATCCGAAGGTGTGTTTAATTTGAAAGAAGGCACGTTATATCCCATTCTGCACGCCATGGAGATTGAGGGTTGGGTGGAGTCCTACTGGATGGAAGTTGAAGGCAGGAAACGTAAATATTATTCCATCTGTGATAAGGGTGCGGAGGCGTTACAACATAAAAAAGCTGAATGGCTTTTATTCCGTGGTGCTGTGGATCGGGTGCTTGGGGAGGGAGGCTTAACATGA